Proteins encoded by one window of Bacteroidota bacterium:
- a CDS encoding zinc-binding dehydrogenase has protein sequence MKAARFHTFGGPEVLRYEDAPAPTAGPRDALIQMKAAALNHLDLWVTNGARERNIPLPHIPGSDGSGVILEAGSDVDWLKPGDRVLICPGLSCGHCQMCLSGRDNICPSYRVLGVREDGTYAEVVKVPAVNCVPIPEGLDFNEAAAIPVVFLTAWHMLVTLTAIRPGETVLVHGAGSGVGSAAIQVAALFGPRIIATAGSDEKLRRGKELGAHELINYRNVDFAEEVRRMTNKKGVDIVFEHIGGEVFEKSITVLAKGGRLVTCGATGEFTAKLDIRYVYARHQTIFGSWMGTKGELIEVLKLFEGGKDKRRLHPVIDQVFPLAKAADAQRRMQERANSGKIILEI, from the coding sequence ATGAAGGCGGCACGCTTCCACACATTCGGCGGTCCGGAAGTTCTCCGATATGAAGACGCTCCGGCGCCAACGGCGGGGCCGCGCGACGCACTCATTCAGATGAAGGCTGCCGCGCTCAACCACCTCGATCTCTGGGTGACGAACGGCGCGCGCGAACGGAACATTCCCCTCCCGCACATCCCCGGCTCCGACGGCTCCGGTGTGATTCTCGAGGCGGGAAGCGACGTGGACTGGCTCAAACCGGGAGACCGGGTGCTGATTTGTCCCGGACTTTCATGCGGCCATTGCCAGATGTGCCTCAGCGGGCGCGATAATATTTGCCCCTCATATCGCGTGCTCGGGGTGCGGGAAGACGGCACGTACGCCGAGGTCGTGAAAGTCCCGGCGGTGAACTGCGTGCCCATTCCGGAGGGACTGGATTTCAACGAGGCGGCCGCCATACCGGTTGTTTTTCTGACCGCATGGCATATGCTCGTCACGCTCACCGCGATCAGGCCGGGCGAGACGGTGCTCGTTCATGGCGCCGGAAGCGGAGTCGGCTCCGCCGCCATTCAGGTCGCGGCGCTCTTCGGACCGCGGATTATCGCCACGGCCGGATCTGACGAAAAACTGCGGAGAGGGAAAGAGCTCGGAGCGCACGAACTGATCAACTATCGCAACGTCGATTTCGCCGAGGAGGTCCGGCGGATGACGAACAAGAAGGGCGTCGATATTGTCTTCGAGCATATCGGCGGCGAGGTGTTTGAAAAGAGTATCACCGTGCTTGCGAAGGGGGGCCGGCTCGTCACCTGCGGCGCGACCGGAGAGTTTACCGCAAAGCTCGATATCCGCTACGTCTACGCCCGCCACCAGACGATCTTCGGCTCGTGGATGGGGACGAAGGGTGAATTGATCGAAGTCCTGAAGCTCTTCGAGGGAGGAAAGGACAAACGCCGGCTCCATCCCGTTATCGATCAAGTCTTTCCGCTTGCCAAGGCCG